Part of the Hevea brasiliensis isolate MT/VB/25A 57/8 chromosome 16, ASM3005281v1, whole genome shotgun sequence genome is shown below.
TCAATATGAATAGGAAACCTTAGAAACTTAGAGCAGCAAGTTTGTGTAATTGAATTTATTGGCTTTTAACATCCTGGAGAACTAGATGTGCAGCGTTACGTCCGGGCGCACCCATCACACCACCACCTGGATGGCTTCCACTTCCGCACAGGTACAGTCCTCGAAGAGGTGTCCTATAGTTTGACCTGTATCATCAAGGaaattttagttataataaatttgttcaaTGCGCGATGAAGATTGCAAAATCTGGTAGCTATACTATGCTCAAACATGCAATTTTTGTCATTACCATCCTTTAACAGGTCGCATGAGGAAGAGGGAATCTAATCCCATAGCACCATGAAATATATTACCGCCTGACAAAGATCATTCAAGAGTCAAGAACttgatgaaatttaataatttaaacatGAGAAGCAGAGAAAAGCTGGTGCCGCAAGAATAAAGCTAGCATGATTGACCTCAAATTTAGGATGATCTGAATGGTTACTTGCGTTTTAAACACAGTAAATTActttgattcaaaaaaaaaaaaaaaaaacttaaaatttacaaacaTTATTACATTTCATCTCATATATAAAAGtggtatttaatttttataaaacaatCATTTTACAGAAAACACATTAATTTAACAGAAAAAACATTAATTTAACAGAAAAAACGATGAGACATGcttcaaaaatatatatataaattgataaGATCAgacattatattaaattaataaaaacgaACTGAAGTAACCATAAACTGCCCAAATTTAACCTAAACCAAGGTCTAATTATCTAATGGTTGTGACTTGTGATTGCACATCCGGATACCTTATCTCagtcattgttaattttaaatgctCAAATGCTGTGCCTAAACTGCCAAAGCTGGTATTTATGGTTACCAAGTACCTGTCAGACCAATTTCCCTTTCAAGGTCTGGTGGGGTCAACATGTCATAACCAATGATTGATGAGCTGAAGTCAGGGGCATATTCTTCAATCAAATTAAAACATCTTTTTGAAAATGATTCCTGCAAACAAATAGTTCTGATCAACAAAGAAGCAAAGAAGGGAAGGCGAGAAGGGTTTTTGGGTGGGGCAGTGAAAAGGAAGATAGAAGTAGAACCAATAGTCAAAATTCTCAGTTTTCACcaaatatcaaataaaataagCTAAAATTTCCGTAATTGAGCTCACTCTATAAGAAGGATCTTCCCAGCTTCCATCTGACGGACTGTAGGGTGTGTACTGAACAAACAAATTTATCACATGCTTACCTACAATTAGACAACAAGAATCCATAAAATGTTATGTGAAACTAAGTCTCATAAACGCAGTGGTCAGTGAGCTCATAACAATGCTGAACAAATGATATTGGCCACTGCAATGATAAAATGAAAAGAATGGGGTGAGTAACTCAAAAACTTTGGATCAAGTACAATTATGGCcaattcttttcctttttttttataactaattTTTTTAGTTCCCCTTTCCTTTTCTTTAGGATAAACATCAATAAGTAACAAACAGCAAAATGCTAAGAGATGAAATGGCGCTGACACATAAAAGGCAAATTTTTATGTACCAGGTGGAGAAATAGTCTTGTCCAATGCAGAAGGAATTGTCAGTTCGATGATGGGTCTCCTTGATGGTAACCCATTAACAGCGTCTTGATTGGCCAAGTGAATCTCCTCCATACTAGTTAAAACAGAGACAGAACAGATGTAAGGATGCACAAGATTGTCTCAATTGTTCCATAAGGTGATAAAATCAATTATTATAATGTAATAATGTGGGAGTTCATAAGATTTTAGGAACATTTTACAATTCAAGGTTCTGTTCTAGTGATtatcataaaatttttaatacagcTGCTAATCACAATTACCACCGCTAATCTACAACACATCTAAGATTAATTCTGTGAGTATTTCATTTTAATAGGCTAACAAATTTTCACCTATATCAAATTATGATTCCTCTATTCAGGCTTGAGCTCCCAAATAGAATGTTAGAGGTCAATAAGTGATGGTTTTTCCTACTTGAGAAAACCATTTTAGGACACCAGTACTATTGAACTAAAGGATACTTCTCCGAACCAATATGAATGGTGCCCATATGCTGAGGGCCTGCATCTGGGTGACTCTGCTTGCAACACTTAAATTGGGGCAGCTTATCAACAGCTATATTTATCTTTGTAGTAGCCTGTTTCAGCAAGTAAAGCAGATATTGACGAGGTAACTATGATTAAAATCAAAACATACAAGTGTGGCAACAATTTCAACTCCAAGGCAATGAAGCTTACAGAACTATAGTCAGAGTATTTCAGGGCACGAATAAAATCTTCAGGAAGAACATTGTTGGGAACTAATTCCTGTATCAGAAAAGCAGAATCTATAATCAGAATTAAAATCTGTTTTAAGACATTATGTTTCACAACAATATTCATCTATGCCACTTGTCAGAAATTATCAATGAATTGGCAGTAATTGACACCTTACCATGAATGTTTTGTAAGGAGTGGCATTTGACAGCACAACTGAAGAAAGCACCTCTGTACCATCAGCCAGTAATACCTAAAACCATGATATCCCTTGTTAGTTTGATTTGAGCTAATAAACCAACTTCATTGAGGGAATTAAATACTGAAACTAACCCCGTTCACTGCCCCAGAATCATCAATTAACATTTCTGAAACCTATACAAACCAAGGCAATTGTCAAAGGTTGCATAGGAGAACAATGGAAGGCGCCAACTTAAAACAGTTGCATAGAAATAAAACATGAAAGAAAAAACAAAAGCTTGACAATGCTTGGCTTATTGAACATGATTTACAAACCAAGGACAACTCAGACAGTAGTGCATACCAAGTTCACCATTCATGCTATTATGGCATTGCAGCAATGGCAAAGAAACCAAATTCAGCTTTCAAGCAAACATACCTCAGCACTTGTTACAATATGCGCCCCGGCTTCCCTAGCAGCATTACCAATAGCACAAGATACTGAACCCATTCCACCTTCAACATACCTACAGTTAGGAAAAATTCTGAAGCATCAGGGCTGTCAAAGAAAGAGGTTAACCGATGCATTTAAGAGTAATAACTATAGGTGCAACAGCAAAATAATAtagattaaaataattaatttggaATTTTGTTGAAGCCAAAAGCATTGATTAGTTAAGAAAGAATCTTCTAGCATTTACCTATGAGCTATAAAACAACCTGTATGCTATGGAGGCAAAAATAAAAGTGAATTGGGGGCACCTTCGGCCTCATACTACAAAAGTTTATACCATTTACCAGTCGAAATGATGGAACCTGCAGAATCCTTTCTCAGTTAGAAGAGACTATTTTGTTATTAAAttctaccttgcaatttgttttcAATTGATTTTCCAGCCCAGTTTAGTAATACTAGAATCACCAAATCTGAATACTTTCCCCCAAAAGATCCCAGCCATGCAAAAATAATAGGTGACTACACAACTGGTACATGACATATTTGAGCAATAGAAAAAGAAAGGGATCTTAGGAAATTTACAGAATGCTACTTCCAAGATGCACAATTCATACATCAAGCCAGCAATAGAATACATACGACCAAATTCCATGATCCCCATCAGTTTCTCCCATGACATGATGTAACAGAACATATCCACTTCCTGGTGTGTGGACGCTACCCTGCAGTAAATTGTTGAAGAGTCCAAATGATCCATCAATGCTTTTGAATGGACAAATAAGTAAGTTTAAACTGTTCTTCTGAACCTCAAAGTAAAACAATCTGTGTTCATATCATCATCAATAAAAAAACCACACACGAAAAGAGTGACTTTTTAGCATCCCTGGATATGTTTGTTGTCTGAGCTTTACATAAAAGGAATTAACTAATACACCTCCACTTTAAGATGGAGTCTTACCATTGTCCCTATTACAGCATCCGTTGCAAGGGTTGCCTTCAGAACATCTGTCTGTAAATTCAGCAGCAGAGAAAAAGCATGCTCAGGTTAGTAAGATTTTTAGTTTTTTACAAGATCTAAAGTCGGTGCATCTCTAAAAACACTGTTATAGCCattaagaaaatttagtaaacaaaAACTTCAATAAAATGTACTGAATAAACTTCCTACATCTTAAGATAGTGTTGCCATACgacataatttaaaataagatTAAGAGATTCCAAATCAACTAGAAGATAGCTTTAGCTCTGAGTTGTACTCAGAATCAAATATTCATTACAAATAATCAAATATTCTTTACAAATACAAAATCAAGCAAGTGGCAATCATTTTGTTATTTCAGAAAACAGAGTGACATTCAAAAAAAATTGTAATATTATGATTTTTAAGCATACGCTTCACAGCATTTGAAGTTCAATGAATTCCAATGAAATAGGAATCAAGATGAGCAAGCTATGTGCTGGAAAAGACAGTAATGGATATAAAATCTTCTCAAGAACTTGAATCTTTCAAATTATAAAATACTATGAGAACAAGTCAAATAATGACCTCAAACCAGTTATTCAAAACCTTTGAAGCTGGAGACAATAAAAGGCCCATGAAGTCCCTGTCAAAATCAACAAACACATATCATGAGATAAGGCTGTTATTTAGGACACTTGCTTAACTCAAGCTAAGAAATTTGCAAGAGTTTGGCCAAGTGATAGCCCTGTCACATGTTT
Proteins encoded:
- the LOC110634359 gene encoding uncharacterized protein LOC110634359; translated protein: MWRRSFTTATATRAFKEKKWDALVIGAGHNGLTAAAYLAKAGLSVAVLERRHVIGGAAVTEELIPGFKFSRCSYLQSLLRPSVIKELELKRHGFKLLKRNPSSFTPCLDGRYLLLGPDKELNHSEISKFSVRDADAYPRYENQLENFCKFMDPLLDSPPPESLQGVSSLNDQFKDKIQKSAFWASFLRLALSIGQRDMVDFMGLLLSPASKVLNNWFETDVLKATLATDAVIGTMGSVHTPGSGYVLLHHVMGETDGDHGIWSYVEGGMGSVSCAIGNAAREAGAHIVTSAEVSEMLIDDSGAVNGVLLADGTEVLSSVVLSNATPYKTFMELVPNNVLPEDFIRALKYSDYSSATTKINIAVDKLPQFKCCKQSHPDAGPQHMGTIHIGSENMEEIHLANQDAVNGLPSRRPIIELTIPSALDKTISPPGKHVINLFVQYTPYSPSDGSWEDPSYRESFSKRCFNLIEEYAPDFSSSIIGYDMLTPPDLEREIGLTGGNIFHGAMGLDSLFLMRPVKGWSNYRTPLRGLYLCGSGSHPGGGVMGAPGRNAAHLVLQDVKSQ